The genomic interval GGCGTCTTTCAGGTGGGCGGGGGCTTTCTTGGCTCGACGATCGCCAGCCTCGCCTTTGCGGACGCCACAACGGCCCTGACGACACTGATGCCCATCATGGCGGCGCTGACGGTGATTGTCGCGTTGCTGCGCCGCATCACAATGCGGGCGCACAACACGACACCACCCCAGACCTGACAAACAAAAACGCCGTCCCGAAGGACGGCGTTTTCAAATTCTTGCTCGGCGCGACACTTACGTGCGTGGCGTTGCCGATGCTGCAGCGGCCGGACGGCCGGGCTGGCCTGGACGCGTGGTGGTTGGCGCTGGCAGACCGCCTTCGCGCTGTGCGCGCTTGCGAGCCAGCTTGCGGGCGCGGCGGATAGCCTCGGCCTTCTGGCGAGCCTTCTTCTCAGAGGGCTTCTCATAGTAGTTGCGCAGCTTCATCTCGCGGAAGACGCCTTCGCGCTGCAACTTCTTCTTAAGCGCGCGCAGCGCCTGATCAACGTTATTATCGCGAACGACTACTTGCAAAGGTCAACCGCCCTTTCGAAGCTTAGACATGTGGGTTTGGATGATAGCGACCGAGCCAAATAACTCCGTCGCCGACCAGCAGGGCTAGTCACCGTGGGCCGCTCTATAGCCCAGCTATCTGGGCTTGTCCACTGCGACGGTAAGAAAAACCAAGGAATCCGACTCTCTTGGGGTTGCTGCACCGCACGCAAGACTGAACAGTCGAGCCAGACGATTTTGCCGACCGGAGACGAAAATGACAAGCGCGTTGGTATTATTGCCAGGTTTGATCTGCGACGAGCGCCTGTGGCGGGACGTGATCAGCGGGTTGGACGCCCAATCGAGCGTCGCCGATCTGACGCAGGATGACACGATGGCGGCAATGGCGGCGCGCACGCTAGCGGCTGCTCCGCCCCGATTCGCCCTGGCTGGGCTGTCCATGGGCGGCTATGTGGCGCTCGAGATCATGCGGCAGGCGCCCGAGCGGGTGACCCATCTGGCGCTGCTCGATACCTCGGCCCGACCGGACGACGATGCGCGCCGCGCCACACGGCGGAAGGGCATTGAAATGGTGGGGCAGGGCAAGTTTGTCGGGATGTCTCGTGGCCTGCTGATGAACCTGATCGCGCCCCAACATATGGGGACCGAGATTGGCCGCGAGGTGCAGGCAATGAGCGAGCGAGTGGGGCAGGTGGCCTATCTCAACCAGCAGGTCGCCATCATGAACCGCGCCGATTCTCGGCCTCTGTTGGCCAGCATCAAGGTGCCGACGCTGGTGGGAGTCGGTGAGGTGGACAAGATGACGCCGCTGGAGCTGGCGGAGGAGCTTGCAGCGGGGATCGAGGGTGCGGAGCTGGTGCGGTTCGCCGATAGTGCGCATTTGCCGACCATGGAGAACCCCAAGGCGGTTGTGGCGGCGATGCAGGGGTGGTTGAGGCGGTAACCCTTCACCTCTCCCCCAGAGGGAGAGGTGAAGAGGGCGCTACACCCGCCGTGTAATCCTGTTCACATGGCCCATCTTGCGGCCGGGGCGGATCTCGGTTTTGCCGTAGAGGTGGGGCTGGGTGTTGCCGTCGAGTCCGCCGGGAACGGTCAGCACTTCGTCGCCGACCAGATTTTCCATGACCACGTCGGCCATGCGAGCCGGGTCGCCCAGCGGCCAGCCGACGACGGCGCGGATATGTTGTTCGAACTGGTCGGTGAGGCAGACGGCCTCGGTCCAGTGGCCCGAATTGTGCACGCGGGGCGCGATTTCGTTGACCATCAGCGTCGGCTTGTCGCCGGGGATGACGAAGAACTCGACGCCGAGCACGCCGACATAGTCCAGCGCCACGACGATAACCTTGGCCAGCATGGCTGCGTGCTTTTCAACGCCCGGTGGAATGTCGGCCGGGACGGTACTGGTGAAAAGGATGTGGTGGCGATGCACATTCTCGGCGGCATCGTAGGCGCGGACTTCGCCACTGGTGTTACGCGCCACGACGACCGAGATTTCTTTTCCGAACGGCACGAAGGCTTCGAGCACAAGCGGCTTGGGCTCAAGCGCTGCAAAAGCTGCGGCGGCTTCAGCGCGTTCGCGGATAACGCGCTGGCCCTTGCCGTCATAGCCGAGCCGCGTGGTTTTGAGCACTGCAGGCAGGCCGAGAGCGTCGATGGCAGCTTCGAGGTCTGCCAGCGTCTCGACGGCCCTGTGGGGCGCGACGGGGATGTTCTTGCTGGTGAGGAAGTTCTTTTCGGCCAGCCGGTCCTGTGACACGGCCAATGCATTGGCGCCGGGGCGCAGTGGCTTGCGGGCGGCGAGAAATTCGGCGGTCGCGGCGGGAACGTTCTCGAACTCGTATGTGATGACATCGACGGCGTCGGCGAAGGCGGCGAGGGCCGCTTCATCGTCATAGGCGGCGACGGTCTTGAACGGGGTGACGTCGAAGGCCGGGCTGTTCGCATCCGGGCAATAGATGTGGCTGCGGAACCCGAGCTTGCTGGCAGCAAGCGCCAGCATGCGGCCGAGCTGTCCGCCACCCAAAATGCCAATCGTGCTGCCGGCAGGCAGCGGAGAATTATCGTGCGCCAAGACTTACTCGGTATCTGTGGGGAAAAGCGGGACGGAGGCCGTCTGGCGGGCCCGATGGGCATCCAGCCGGTCGGCCAGTTCGTCGTCATTGAGGGCCAGCACGGCGGCTGCGATCAGCGCCGCGTTGATGGCGCCGGGTTCGCCAATGGCCAGGGTGCCGACGGGGATGCCGCCCGGCATCTGGACGATGGAGAGCAGGCTATCCTGCCCATTGAGCGCCTTGGAGCGGACCGGCACGCCAAACACCGGCAGCGGCGTCATTGCGGCGATCATGCCCGGCAGGTGAGCTGCGCCGCCGGCACCGGCGATGATGACCTTGTAGCCTTCGGTTTTGGCCGTGGTGGCAAACTCGACCATGCGTTGGGGGGTGCGGTGCGCCGAGACGATCATCGCCTCGTATTCGACCTCAAGAGCCTCGAGCGTTTCGGCGGCGAGGCGCATGGTGGGCCAATCGGACTGGCTGCCCATGACGATGGCGACTGGTGGTTTGGTCAGCATAGAGCCGGTTCCCTCAAGCTCCACAAAGCGCGCATTTAGCCCAGATTTCGCCACAACTCAAGGCTGCGGAGGCCCTCAGGCGATGATGTCGGGGAGCAAAATGTTCTCAAGTTGGACGATGCGATCCTTGAGCGCCAGCTTGCGTTTCTTGAGTCGCTGAATCAGCATGCGATCGGCGACATGAGACGCCGTCAGCGTATCGATGGCCGCGTTGAGATCGCTGTGTTCTTGGCGTTTGGTGGCCAACTCCAGCCCGAAGCCGGCTTCCTGTTCTTTGGTGAGCGAAAGCATAGATTCCAGCGCACTCCTGACGCCTCAACCGTCACCCTTGGTTAACCGATCGCGATAAGTTTTGCACCCGATTTCCAGAGGGCCCGGAAAGGGCGTCGACAAAGCATGAATTATTTGTGACGATCGATTCGTCCAAATAGGCTTTCAAGGAGTTGTTATGACGACTGAAGGGCATATCGCGGCGCTCGAACGGCGCCATCAAGAGTTGGATCGGCAGATCCAGACCGAGATGCAAAGTTCCCGGTTTGACGATTTGACGATCGCCGCGCTCAAGCGCAAGAAGCTCGAAGTGAAGGACGAACTGAGCAAGTTCAGTATGACGACTCAATAAAGCTCAAGGATTATCCCAGGTGGGGATGCGAAGGGTCACAGCGGATGCTGCGGCCCTTTTTTGTTGGATTCTTCATGGCTTTTGAATGAGAGCGGCTAGAGGCCCCAGAAGACGCCGCGGGCACCGTCCCAGACCAGTTTGAGCGCCAGCAGGAACACCAGCCAATAGGCGATGCGGTAGAACCATTTCATGGAGATACGGCGAACCAGCCAGACGCCGATCAGCACGCCGCCAATGCCGACCGGGATCAGCGTGGCCGACAGGGTGAGATTGTGCGTGTTGAGCTGGCCGAGGAAGAAATAGGGGATCAGCTTGGCGGTGTTGACGATAGCGAAAAAGATCGCCGTCGTGCCGGCATAGATGGCGGGCGACAGGCGCTGGGGCAGCACGTAGATCTGGAATGGCGGGCCACCGGTGTGGCTGATGAAACTGGTAAAGCCGGCAAAGCCGCCCCAGAACGTGCCCCAGGGTTTTGACGGCGGCAGGCCTTCGAGCTTTTTGCGCAGCGGCAGAATGGCGTCGAGAATGAACAGCAGCGTCACCACGCCGACAAACAGCAGCACCGCAGAATCGGACACAAAGGCCCACAGCGCCCAGCCGAGCAACGTGCCGACGGCTGCGCCCGGCAGCATGATCCTGAGAATCCGCCAAT from Devosia sp. 2618 carries:
- the rpsU gene encoding 30S ribosomal protein S21, which translates into the protein MQVVVRDNNVDQALRALKKKLQREGVFREMKLRNYYEKPSEKKARQKAEAIRRARKLARKRAQREGGLPAPTTTRPGQPGRPAAAASATPRT
- a CDS encoding alpha/beta fold hydrolase; its protein translation is MTSALVLLPGLICDERLWRDVISGLDAQSSVADLTQDDTMAAMAARTLAAAPPRFALAGLSMGGYVALEIMRQAPERVTHLALLDTSARPDDDARRATRRKGIEMVGQGKFVGMSRGLLMNLIAPQHMGTEIGREVQAMSERVGQVAYLNQQVAIMNRADSRPLLASIKVPTLVGVGEVDKMTPLELAEELAAGIEGAELVRFADSAHLPTMENPKAVVAAMQGWLRR
- a CDS encoding 5-(carboxyamino)imidazole ribonucleotide synthase, translating into MAHDNSPLPAGSTIGILGGGQLGRMLALAASKLGFRSHIYCPDANSPAFDVTPFKTVAAYDDEAALAAFADAVDVITYEFENVPAATAEFLAARKPLRPGANALAVSQDRLAEKNFLTSKNIPVAPHRAVETLADLEAAIDALGLPAVLKTTRLGYDGKGQRVIRERAEAAAAFAALEPKPLVLEAFVPFGKEISVVVARNTSGEVRAYDAAENVHRHHILFTSTVPADIPPGVEKHAAMLAKVIVVALDYVGVLGVEFFVIPGDKPTLMVNEIAPRVHNSGHWTEAVCLTDQFEQHIRAVVGWPLGDPARMADVVMENLVGDEVLTVPGGLDGNTQPHLYGKTEIRPGRKMGHVNRITRRV
- the purE gene encoding 5-(carboxyamino)imidazole ribonucleotide mutase, coding for MLTKPPVAIVMGSQSDWPTMRLAAETLEALEVEYEAMIVSAHRTPQRMVEFATTAKTEGYKVIIAGAGGAAHLPGMIAAMTPLPVFGVPVRSKALNGQDSLLSIVQMPGGIPVGTLAIGEPGAINAALIAAAVLALNDDELADRLDAHRARQTASVPLFPTDTE
- a CDS encoding DUF465 domain-containing protein, whose protein sequence is MLSLTKEQEAGFGLELATKRQEHSDLNAAIDTLTASHVADRMLIQRLKKRKLALKDRIVQLENILLPDIIA
- a CDS encoding DUF465 domain-containing protein; this translates as MTTEGHIAALERRHQELDRQIQTEMQSSRFDDLTIAALKRKKLEVKDELSKFSMTTQ
- a CDS encoding sulfite exporter TauE/SafE family protein gives rise to the protein MPIFDPYFVTVAVAAVFIVGLSKAGLLGSLGMVGVPLLTLVMPAREAAGVMLPVLLAMDAIAIWNYRKEFDWRILRIMLPGAAVGTLLGWALWAFVSDSAVLLFVGVVTLLFILDAILPLRKKLEGLPPSKPWGTFWGGFAGFTSFISHTGGPPFQIYVLPQRLSPAIYAGTTAIFFAIVNTAKLIPYFFLGQLNTHNLTLSATLIPVGIGGVLIGVWLVRRISMKWFYRIAYWLVFLLALKLVWDGARGVFWGL